acagcactttgttggttcaatctattcttgtattgtaaggataattacacaacatttagtactttttcatttattgaaaggtatttaggaagtataatattagttacaacaaaaagaaacaataaaactctgCACTGTAAATGCCTTGATAACGTTTTTTTTAACATGAGAAGTGCTTTGACAATCGAGATTTTCTGGAGTGTATACCTTCATATCTTCTGACTAGAGACCATATATAATCTCCCATCATAGCAGTATCCCATCGGCCTTGGTATCTTCTTTTCATTGTTGTGACGTCCTGATTAAATCTCTCACCATGATCTTCACTTAATGGCGTTTCCAGTACACAGATGTCTTGCAGTCTCCCCCAAGTAGATTCCATGCCTTCAACCTTCCTGAAAGTTCAGCTCCTGACTTAGTAAGACCCAGATCCCTGATTAAATCATCTAGCTCACTCTGATTTGGAAAGTGAGGCTCCGAAGTCGTTCATGGTACGAAAGCTTCCTCCAATTCTTGGCTGCTGCTACTTGTTGAttcttcagatgaaatattttctggtgatAGTGATACTCATAAACTGGCAGGTTCTCTAGATGATGGCATGTCTGGATTCTGAAGAGCTtgtcttcttttcagttttctgtactttgtcacatcgatcatacaaaagtaacagtcatcgtgatggttctttggctctgtccatacccttggaatggcaaaaggcattgACCTTCCTGTACCTCTTAACCATCATTCTAGAGTAGGCTGACAGCTTCCACATATCATATGTGGGGGCCCATGGTTTGTCCTGGTCACCCACCGGCATTCCGAAATAGTCTGTACGCTATTCACAATTTAGCACCTTTCACGATCTTATGTAATACCTGtttttttccaatataataacCACAAACATAGCAAAATGTATCTGGAGAATTTTTACATACTCTAGTAGCCATCCTGAAAGTAGCACAACTTAGTAATTGGTCTGAAGGAGAAAATTAGACACACATTTAGTAGCGGAACATTATAACAATACCGAATATGTAATAAGATTGAAAGTCAACATATTTTTATAACTGTTGTtgatacacaaaaaataatttcagttttggAATCAGCGGAAAAAATTGattgataaacaataaaataaatgcaataaaaaattttatttttggttacgttgagtaatttttatttactaaaataggTTAGAAATCATTGTCCAGGATTAGATGGTAAATTTTTCATTCCCGTCGAGAATTTATCTCTAAtcagtggtttggactttaactgTTTTTTCTGGCGTaatggattcctatgatggaaaatCACAGAGAATGAACAACttgtacaaccacacacacacgtcatgactagttatctcccttgcaaaGCTACATAAAGGTTAAAATCTACAAAATGGCGACAGTCTCACTCCGTTGTGATTAAGAGGGGAGTACAGTGTGTCTGAATCGGACTTTTTCAGCTCATCATATTTACTAGAACCAAGAAGATTAAAAGGATAAAGATTTTGAGTCAAAAACATTGAATGATTCGTTTGGAgcaaacttcatttctttctgcaAAACTGTTCTGTTTATAGCTAcgtcagaaaaagaaagaaaactgctcGTGTGTGAAAAGTGAAGAGTAATCTGGACATCCCTAGATGTAAAGCATCGTTTGTATGTTTGCAAACAGAGTGGGTCTTCCTGAATTCTTTCAAGAGCCAAATGGTTAAACTATACAACGATGTTTTATAGTAATTCAAACAGAATAGTGTAACTAGATCATATTTGTATTTTGCCATACTCTGTTTTCCTGAATAAAAGAAGAATCTTTATTTCCTGACGTAAACTATGTGATATAATGATTCCTTTATAGTTTTaaggtttttgttttctatttcaggTCGATGGACAGAGACTGAAAACGAAATATACTAAATTTTGACCAAGAAAATCTCAGCAAATCCTACTAACAATTGTCTATCACAAAAGAGGAGTTGTTCACCGTCTGTTTGTCCATCACAACATCTAttagagggagggaagaagggaagggatcAAAAAGTGAGATAACCCCTGTCACGGCGTTCTTTTTAGAAGCAAAGGAGGGGGTGTTGTTGGGGAAAAAATCagggagagagaatgtgaaagaggTAAATAAGACTGATAGATTAATTTTAAGTTTAAGTCTTTCAACGCAACATAGACCTCTATATATAGACTGGGTCGTTACCCGGAAGCATAGCGACAAGAAGTCattagtatattattaatattaatttggaTCACAAGACACTGATGTTTCAAATTTTACGTCGTAAATACGGGAATTAGATTATAGTTAGTGTATAGGATCTTGCCGTTCCTCAAACTCACTGAGCCAACATTGGGAAAAACAGATTAGAATAGAACCTGTCAAAGAAAATGTCGAAGTTTAACGAATTTATCAGCCATTATGGTTCATGTCGATGGCGGCTGTGTTATGTCAGCTTTTTCGCTTTGCTTCTCATGCAGACTTTACGTGTAGACCTTAGTATGTCGTTAGTTTGCATGTTAAAAACACCCAATCGTACAATTGATGAAGTCGACCTTACTCGAAATAACGAACACTGTTCTCGTTCAGACAATCGCACATCAAATGGAGAGGATTTTGAAGGAGAGTTCGAATGGGGCAATACTCTACAATCAAACATGTTAGCTGGATACTATTATGGATACATTATTACTAACCTTCTTGGCGGTGTATTAGCAGACAAATATGGTGGAAAGAGAGTTATGGGGGCTTCCATATTCTCGGCTTCTCTCCTGACCATTCTTCACCCAAGTCTAACACGAATAAGTGGTTATTTTACTCTCGTATTAAGGATACTTACAGGTCTGGTTTCAGGGCCCATGTGCCCTGCTGTCTTATCTCTGTGGGGACGGTGGGCTCCGCCATTAGAAAACAGCGTGTTGGTTGCAGTCTCTTTTTCTGGTTTATTGATCGGTAGCATTCTGGGTTTGTCAATTTCCGGTTTCCTTTGCGTTTATGGCTTTGACAATGGATGGggttctatattctatatatttggtGGAATATCGTTGGTGTTTAGTTGTGTGTGGTTTTATGTCATTTATGATACCCCAGATGTCCATCCGACTATCAGCGACAAAGAACGTTCCTATTTAAACAAAACTATAATACACAAGGGCCAAGTGAAGAGCGTTCCATGGAAGAGAATCATGTGTACTCCCGCTGTTTGGGCTCTTATAATTGCTCACACATTCTACAATTGGACGATTATTTCTTTCCAGCTGCTTCTGCCTTTGTATATGAAAGAAGCATTAAATATCGATACGAAATCAAATGGTTTAATGTCTTCTGCTCCGTTCATTGGACAGTTCGCGGCTGTGCAATTCTGTGGAAGGTTTGCAGATATTTTGCGTTCAAAGAATTATCTTTCAACGCGTTCTGTACGAGTTCTCTTCCAGAGTGTTTGTTTCCTTGGCTCAGCATCACTGCTGATTGCCATAGGATTCCTTGACTGTGAACAAACAACCCTGGCCGGCATTCTGTTCCTCTTCACGGGTATCTGCTTAGCATTTTACATTGGCGGCTTCAATGTCAACCACGTGGACATTGCTCCTAGATACGCTGGTGTATTGATCGGCATTACCAACACTTTTGGTTCATTACCCGGATTCTTGGCTCCATTATCATCCAAAGCTCTTACACCAAATGGGACACAAGAAGAATGGCAAATTGTCTTAGCTTTGTGTGCGGCACTTTCTGTATTCGGAACGATAATGTTCGCGATATTGGCAAGTGGAGATGTACAGGAATGGGCAAAATCTCAAGAAATGCCAAATAGTTCTTCTAAAGCGGAAGAATCAGAGAATCTAAGGCAGTCTGCATAAAAGTTATTTCCATGTATTCCATTTTCTGTAACTTTTTTCGTTTTGAATTTTATCAGACATAAAATTGTATTACTGCATCACATTTACCATTTTTAGTCTTGCTAGAATGattaagccggcgagctggcagaatcgtttgcacgccggacaaaatgcttagcggcatttcgtccgtctctacttTTTTCCTTTCGTCtgtcttactattattattactgttatttttctccttttaaaaCTTGCTTGcaaatatccaattttttttttaccccacttgtattctcccttattgtatcttattttaatttactttattttatgaaaccTTTTTGATGTTCTTACAAAACTTCTCCACACTGATGAAAATggcaatgcataaatttaattataattactgtggttataatttttttcatacatatttgtattgtcctttgaaacatgcgtatgtattgaatcctattttgtatttaatctaattttgattcaacatatttttctcctccattttgcTATAATTGTTTATAGtatttttatacctataacgatatttttcaactacaattttcatattcttattcttgctctggctgtttttttatgaatacgatgaatctttattagaaatcattctctctctcttttctgacctctcaaaaagtttgaattgttctccGCCCcccaaacaataaaaataagtaccagttgtatagtggggtcgatatcatcgacttaagcCCACCCCCCGAGCATTCTGGCCAttagccaaaatttaaaaccaatattacatGAAAGCGCATCAGGAAGTAtacttactgtatgtatgtatatgtatatatcaatctatctatctacctatatttatatatatatatacagaccggTACAGAACGGTCTGTACATCTAGGATTATGAAGGCTCCCTACTGATGATTCTTGACTTGGCAgataaattctgtttgtttgccaAAAATAGATGAAACGTCGGTCTGGgatatagctgagatggtaaacgtttttaattttcattcctttcatgaatttatccattTTTGTGTGTCTAGCCCAGcgcttctttatttggaagccctttattgtatttctatatgaataatatatagtctaatgactaattcgtcttttgtgctgggtcactggtaataataatttattttttattaccctatttactatatatatataggttagagaTAAGTGGCCACTATATAGAATACAGCTCGAAGGGTAAATTGGAGCGGGTAGATGAGTAAATGAAAGCAAGTTAGATAAATcgatttacacagaatattaaatacatttaattaaaaaaacatgtacatgtgtatggatataaaatagtccgacttacagaatataaatgatatcaggagTTAAATGGGTAGGGTTTGAGCTGTTGGACACTCGTAAAActctacctatttatatatacattatggaaGGGGCCTTATGATCAAGAAAtaatttatgattaaaaaaataaacgtaATTGCGCTTTGCTTAAATATAGAATTTCCAACTACGAACGAAATTTGGGACGCTATATGCATGCAAGAATACAACAATGGATGGTGTTCAGAGGAATCGAAAACAGATCTGATAAAAACCATGTAGATATAATGCTTTATATTCGATAAAATATTAATCTCAACCATCttgttctgtttttctttgttttttttttatatttttttttcttatgcatTTGTCTGCTTCCTTCACCATGAAggttggaggcgcgtggctttgtggttaaggtgttggactcatgatcgacagattgtagtttcaattcctggatcgagCAATCCGTTCTGttcttcatttcaccttgctccagttcacacagcaGGCAGAAACGAGTAATCCGACAACGGACTGGAtttatatacgccatggaaactgcAGTCTCACTCATTTTTCAGTCTTCTTTCTCAATTAAACATATTCCATCGTCATTAAGCcgatgtttagaacataaattaacgtgGTTTATATTATAGAACCAATGGCGGTCTCAGGCGAGTCGGTGCCAGAATGGTTGATCATATCTATGCCTAACCTCGTAAAAGCTTGGacacaggtttcaaattttggcgcaaggccagcaagatCAGGCGAGGGGATAAGACgtttacatggaccccagtactccactggtacttattttattgaccacaaaaggataaaaggatctcggtggaatttgaactcaggatgtaaaggcagaggaaatgttgctaagcatttcgcccggtttgctAACAATGCACCCGTGTCACCGTCTTAAGTGAAagctgttgattttttttttttagtaaagacacaaagcctgaaatttgcggggaggggataagtcgactacatcgaccccagtgtttaactggtacttattttatcgagcccgaaaggatgaaagacaaagtcaacctcggtggaatttgaactcagaacgtagcgacgagcgaaatacctatttcttcactacccccaaggggctaaacacagagaggacaaacaaggatagacaaacggattaagtcgattatatcgaccccagtgcgtaactggtacgtattttatcgagcccgaaaggatgaaaggcaaagttgacctcgacggaatttgaactcagaacgtaacggcagacgaaataccgctaagcatttcggtcggtgtgctaacgatactgccgaGTCACCGTTTTAAGTGAAACCTttggatattaaaaaaaagaaaaaagaaaggagtcCGGCTAGCAAACTAGCTAGCATGCCGgtcaaaacgcttagcggcatttcttccggctttttctttctgagttcaaattccgccgaggtgtaCAGTGCCTTGCTTTCTTACGTTGTCGATAAAGCGATTCCCAGTCTACcaccggagtcgatataatcgattagctCTCAACTTCCCCCATAACATGTTTCAGGCCTTGATATTACCAAACAGGAGAGAGAAGTTATAACAAGtttatctttttattatcatGGCCAATAATTGCTATTGTAAAGTCATTGTTTTTACATTGTAAAATCATTGTTTTATAAACACTTCAGAATGAAACTTTCCATTCTCTTACATAATCTGTATAATACACTTTCCAACCACTAGAATcgctttctgtttatattttcatttagccTATTTCCTCTCCAGCTCATATTATAAGCTCCCAAATTTCCCTCGCTCTCCCACTATCCCTCCTCTATTTTAAGCTCATGCCAGTAGGCGTTTGATTTAGTATACGTTtagatgcgtgtgtgtaagtgtgcgcgtgtctgtaacTAATTACTaacttgtgtgtacgtgtgtgtttgtgtgtttgtgtgctagtTCATGTGTCGATAATGTTAACAGAGCCCCGCCACGGTGAGTGTACATACGTCACCAAATGCAAAAAGCTACGATTAACAAACATATCAGATCTAGTAATCTGCGGTAACAGCTGGATTCTGCAAAACTGTAAACACTCGGCCAAACAGTAGGTATAAAAATGAtttacttttcaatttttaaGAAGAAGCATGTACAACGTATTACCCTTCTGTTATGAATGCGTGGAGAACCTCTTCAGCATTATTACGTTAGCCGAAAAGAAATCCGAAGTCGGAATGCTTCGTTTCTCAGAACCAATgtcatacctatctatctatctatctatctatctatctatctatctatctatctatctatctattatctatctatctatctatctgtctgtctatctgtctatctgtctatctatctatctatatatctatctatctatctatctatctatctatctatcgatctatctatctatctatctatctatctgtctatctgtctatctatctatctatctatcgatctatctatctatctatctatctacctatctatctatctatctatctatctatctatctgtctatctgtctatctatctatctatctatctatctatctatctatctatctatctatctatctatctatctatctatctatctatctatctatctatctgtctatctgtctatctatctatctatctatctatctatctgtctatctgtctatctatctatctatctatctatctctatctatctatctatctatctatctatctatctatctatctatctatctatctatctatctatctatctgtctgtctatctgtctatctgtctatctatctatctatatatctatctatctatctatctatctatctatctatcgatctatctatctatctatctatctatctgtctatctgtctatctatctatctatctatctatctatctatctatctatctatctactatctatctatctatctatctatctatctatctatctgtctatctgtctatctatctatctatctatctatctatctatctatctatctatctatctatctatctatctatctatctatctatctatctatctatctgtctatctgtctatctatctatctatctatctatctatctgtctatctatctatctatctatctatctatctatctatctatctatctatctatctatctatctatctatctatctatctatctatctatctatctatctatctgtgtgagtgtgtatgcgcacAATTCCAATATTTACTTTTGAGTAGTCGCAATGACTAGAGAAATGTAATATCTTGGGTAGTTTGAAAGGAAGCGTCGGTTacgaatatgtaatatgtatatatgtatgtataagaatgtatgtatatatggccacagctcgtgagctgaaactagttaaaataaaaaaaaaattaaaaatatacatacataggcgcaggagtagcttgaataccaaccacatggtcccgagttcagttccactgcgtggcaccttggacaagtgtcttctactatagcctcgggccgaccaaagccttgtgagtggatttggtagacggaaactgaaaaaagctcgtcgtatatatgtatatatatatatgtgtgtgtgtgtttgtgtgtctgtgtttgtccccctagcattgcttgacaaccgatgctggtgtgtttatgtccccgtcacttagcggttcggcaaaagagaacgatagaataagtactgggcttacaaagaataagtcccgggtcgagttgctcgattaaaggcgatgctccagcatggccgcagtcaaatgactgaaacaagtaaaagagtaaaagagagcgagacatatatatatatatatatatatatatatattatatatatatatatatatatatatatatataatatatatatatatatatatgtttgtatgtatgtatatatatatatgtatgtatatatgtttaacagATTGatataaaaaatccaaggctgtgaatagttttcagaacatttataaataagacttacagctgtttccgggatattttatatatcccttcatcagagacggtgtgagaaaatgttttaGTAATGGTtattgtagagaagatatgaaatacagaaggAAGTGAAGGATTGAAaagagctggcggaatcgttagcacgccgggcgaaatgcgtagccgctacgttctgagttcaaattccgccgaggtcgattttgcctttcatcctttcggggttgattaaataagtaccaattatgcactggggtcgatataatcgacttaatccgtttgcctgtccttgtttgttccctctgtgtttgttccctctgtgtttaaccccttgtgggtagtaaagaaataggtatttcgtctgccgttacgttctgaattcaaattccgcccctcgtgggcaataaagaaatatgaaacctcTGGAGCGGCAAGGAATCGAGGCGcagtaaaacaaacaaattacataaTATTCAAAATTACAAAATAGCGTTAATTTgaaattacacaaaatatttaggTTAATTTGGGCCATTTTATTAACGAGGAGCTTCAGTGAAGGAATTTTTCGCTTCGAAGGACAATAATGGATATCAACGTGAGTTCAAAACCTGGCAGAAAGGTAGCTTCAAATGGAGCAACCCCATGGCCTCTGCTGTGAATACTAGGATGCTTTTGTTGTAACAGATTACAGCAAACAACTTACCAAAATTTCGCAAAACTTTTGCCTCAACACAATATTAGACAAAAGCCAACACTTACTGATCTTCGTGTTACAAAAACAGCATCCATCGACGTCTGCCTCGTGTAAAATTCCCATTAAAATTAAGTAGTGGTTACATAGCAATCTACGTAATTTACGTCCTAAATTAACTGGAATATTTTGTAGCCATGAATATTTTGTAATGTAGGTAATTTAGAATGTAATGTTGGTAATTTAGAAAATTGACAGGGAATGACagggaccaacagacagacataaaaccCAACACTAATATCAACAACACATATACCAGAAACAGGAACAATGAATATATCACTagcgatgatagtaataatggcaaTGGTAGGAATaaaggtaataacaataatagtggtagtagtagtggtgatggtaacagtagaagtagtaatgaggatagtagtgatagttgtggtggtaataggaataatagtagtagtggtaatggtgataataataataggaaggctGATGTTGGAAACAGTAACGATAATGAAGATAACCCTAGAAAGACCATTGACATGTATACCCATCCCTTTGACACTCAATTCTTCGACGTATGCGATAAAACTTACTGCATGAACCGAATTTATCCAACAAcattacccttcaacaaaagagtATACATCCCAAGACGTACTAATGACCATGACCATATGGAAGCACAGTTCACTATAGCTAGGACCAAACTTAGACAGATTTTAGGATTATAcattaagagacagagacagaataagacagatgCCCAACAACTCGGGATTAAACCTGCATGTGGCCTACAGAAGCTCATTCAGCGCACGAGGAACGGAGAGGTGATATGCCTTCCCACGGATAAGTCCGgcaggatgtcaatagacagcttaccgaactacatccaggcaatgcaacctcatatcgccaatacaaaaataacaactgtacaggcgcatgaggagagagaaaaggtcctcaatGCCCACATGATGATATGGACAATTGTTGTGGGACCCCAGAAACGTACTGCAAAgaatttccaagcctggaacaatgatatcccggtactgtatggacttcgcaaggaccataaagtttttactgaccctatagcaggaccaccaacaagaccagtctgtggagcgaatatcgctagcaattacagaatctcctacttcctctcaatgatcatacgccctataatcaggatgtcacctgatgtgtgtgacagcacagaagatctcctaagcaggatcagtgactgtaacaaaacttgtgacttgacaggatgtatagtaggtagcatggatgtggtatccctatacccatcgattgacgtggattttgcagtggagaagtgcgtggagatgatcaacgagagccaggtggagttctgtaatatcaacacagaagaactgggcctcctacttagactgacatataataatgaatacttagataaacataatcttagtagtttctgccccagtagatgtttaagaggtagaccgcctacaattacttctatggctaggaagacacatatagaaagatggcgcggatggaccagagccatacggagccccgcaaatgtccatcaggtaaagaaaatgatcgcacatgcactaggagctagtataagagttaccctaaaaggccacacatttaaatttaataataaaatatatgcccaggacgagggggcagccatcggtgttagtatcgctggtgatgtggccaacattttcatggtatggtgggacagaaggcttaaagaacgcctactgcagaaatccatactcgtaaacatgtactcttgctatgttgatgatatcaacatagtggtaaaggcacccccacaagagagtaatgttgatatagtaatagaaactaatactatggagatcatccagcaaatagctaactccatccaccagagtattaaagtcacaatagactaccccactaaacaccccaaccatagactaccagtactagacactgaactctggctagaaattgtgaaaaataaaacccaaatccttcattcatactatgcaaaacctatggcctcaaaatacctgatccaccggaactcagccattgcgggcaatgccaaattcaatattttgatggcagacctcgtcagaataatgagaaatgtgtca
The nucleotide sequence above comes from Octopus sinensis linkage group LG24, ASM634580v1, whole genome shotgun sequence. Encoded proteins:
- the LOC115223772 gene encoding uncharacterized transporter slc-17.2-like isoform X2, giving the protein MSKFNEFISHYGSCRWRLCYVSFFALLLMQTLRVDLSMSLVCMLKTPNRTIDEVDLTRNNEHCSRSDNRTSNGEDFEGEFEWGNTLQSNMLAGYYYGYIITNLLGGVLADKYGGKRVMGASIFSASLLTILHPSLTRISGYFTLVLRILTGLVSGPMCPAVLSLWGRWAPPLENSVLVAVSFSGLLIGSILGLSISGFLCVYGFDNGWGSIFYIFGGISLVFSCVWFYVIYDTPDVHPTISDKERSYLNKTIIHKGQVKSVPWKRIMCTPAVWALIIAHTFYNWTIISFQLLLPLYMKEALNIDTKSNGLMSSAPFIGQFAAVQFCGRFADILRSKNYLSTRSVRVLFQSVCFLGSASLLIAIGFLDCEQTTLAGILFLFTGICLAFYIGGFNVNHVDIAPRYAGVLIGITNTFGSLPGFLAPLSSKALTPNGTQEEWQIVLALCAALSVFGTIMFAILASGDVQEWAKSQEMPNSSSKAEESENLRQSA